The Scomber japonicus isolate fScoJap1 chromosome 12, fScoJap1.pri, whole genome shotgun sequence sequence CACACGGCCGTCGGCAGGGTGGAGCTTCCTGACCCATGGAGAATTACTTCCAGGCAGAGGCCTTCAACCTGGACAAGGTGCTGGACGAGTTTGAGCAGAACGAAGGTGAGCTACAGGGCGAAGGACGGGCGCTGTGATGAATGTGGAGAGGAGACGGGGACGAGCAGTGTGAGTCAGTGCATCAAAAAGGAGGATGGGATGAGACAGATCCCAGGATTGAAGCTCCAGACGAGCTGCGGTTAAGATTCCATTATGTAACCCATGAGTAAACCATCAAGGTGTCAGACGACGTGAACCACCGCCCGATGAGTCTGAGTAACATTTATAGGTGGTGACTGAGGGTGGGCACTGGGCAGACAGGAAAACAAGGGACTAATTGGATTATCTGTTTCCCTCTTGGCTCGTGTGAGACTGTGTAATTGCTGCAAGACAAGAgcgttgtcttttttttcttccacactTAATGCTCACAACAAGTAAGGAGATTGTATTAGAGCCTTTCTGAAGCGGTGGTTCCGCTGTATTTATGGTAATTGTAAAAGTAAACTGAAGCTGTTCATCTGCACAGACTCCCAGCTCCCCATTATGAGCACTCAGCTTTATTTCAGAGGAACAACAACCGCTCTTTTTCTGGATTTATCGCCGATGACCCCAGAAAAATGCTGATTCAcaaacacgaacacacacaaacacacacacatacacacaatgtaTTTTAATGGTTGCTGTGAGCTCAGTGTGTATTTTGGCTGTGAGTGATTATCTGTGTGTCCTCTGCCAGAGATCCAGCTTGGCAGATtaactgtgtgttgtgtgttggtgtgttagtgcatttgtgtgtgtgtgtgtgcttgtgtttgtgtgagcttGAACCTGGTACAGCACATAGTAAAATAGCTTAGCATGAATTCCAGTGGAGGGCGGAGAGGGGTTACACAGTCGCTGCTGACATGGCTACACCGTGTGAGACAGCCAGTTTGAATAAATATAAGAacttctgctcattttacacaGCGTTCATATGTCGGCCTGACTGATGGCTCCCAGGGGTGATGGAGACGTTTGGCCCACTTTCTCAGAATTTCCCAGTCCATCCACACACTAATTTCCTATTCCATGCCAACCTCATTTCTCAATTTGTCCCCTGGTTTGTTCCTGCCATTTTTAGCTCTTTCGATCACTCGGGAGTGTGCATCTTTGTATTAGTTCTCTGTGGCAGTTCATTTGTGGCTTCCTGTCTCTTTATTGAAGGTTCATGATCGCTTTCCTGGTCGCCGTTTCCtcttatttttgtgtttcatgtcATGAATGTGACAAGAAATCTGCAAGCTATTCAAAAACAGAGGGACAATGCCACTATTGGATCAGCTGATGTTGTTTCAGGACTGTTTTTTAGACAAATGTCCGTCtaatacttttttaattttttaattttttattaacaTTCACGATACAAGTccaaatattacaataaatgaatactgaaaaataaataacaaaacaagacaaaataaatctgCAAATTATCATCTAATTCTcagttttcctcttttctttctccgcCAGATGAGACGGACACCCCTATTCTCTCAGATGCCAAGTGGACCCAGATCCTGGCCCCGCCGGCCCACCTGCTCTCTCTGAACCCTGCCCTGGCCCACGCAGACCTCAGCCCCCGGGAGAGTCCGCTGCCCTTCAAGACCCTCCCCGACTCCACATCCAGCGCCACCCCGGGGGCCGACCCTAAAAGAAATCCCGGCACGGAAACTCCATCCTGGGTCGAGGAGAGGCCGGCAGACGTCCACAGCCCACCGCTCCCCCAACCGAACATCGGCAAACTGGTGGGCACAGACAACCTTTCGCCGCCGCCCGAGACGGCCTGTAGCGCTGTGGAGAACGGCTGCCCTGCCAGCCCACAACTCGACGGGCTCAGCGAGGAGATAAATTCTTCTCCAGACAACCAGCCCACCGCCTCTGACCAGGAGGCTAAACCTCATCAGGAGGAGAGAGCTGCAccaggagggggaggaggctCTGCCGTCAGTCACACTCACTTTACCTTTGAGGTAGGATTAGGACAGGAAGAAGCGCCGTCTGAGAAGATTCATCCAAATGTGGAACCGGTAACACAAAACGGGGAAGGTGTCAAAGAAAGTGTTAGTACAGCTGTTTTACAAGAAAGACAACCTGCAAACTcaaaggaggagcagggagaaaGTCTGCTGAATGGAGGGAGAGACGTTCAGGCTGTTTGTGAGGTGGAGGAGAACGGTGTGTCTCCTGACGGGGTgcgagaggaggagaaggagacgAGATGTGGTccagagggacagacagaccAGCTGCTTAGGATAATAAGCCTTCCTAATGGTTTGGAGCAGGAGAGTGGGAACCATTCCATGCTTAAGGAGACTGAGGAGGAgtacgaggaggaggaggggggatttACTCCCTCTCCTGTCCCCTCCAAAGAGGACTCTGTAACTGaggagaaagaaatggaggagaGCAAGCAGGAGAGCGGTGATGGAGGAGCAGTGGGGTCAGGTAGCACTCAACCAAAACTCAACAACAATCGGCTGCAGCCGGTCAGCGTTCCCTACGGAGGGGCGCGACCAAAGCAGCCGGTCGCCCTCAAGCTGCAGATCCCACAGCCGCTGTCGGGCCAAGTACAGAATCAGCTTGGCCCGTCCGCCGTTAGCAAGAACAAGAACCTTGAGAACCAGTGTCGGAGAGGCACGCCGTCCGAAACGACGGTCAGTGTGACTGATCAGACTGCAGCTGGGGTGAACGGAGACAGTGTTGTCCACTCTCCTTCCCTGATGCCCTCAGAGAGCCCAGACAATGACCTCCAGGCGGGTCAGCAAGGTGCTTTGAGCAGGAAGCCTGCCAGCTCCCTCGGAGAGGTCGCGCCTGTGTGGGTGCCCGACTCACAAGCTCCTGTTTGTATGAAGTGTGATGTCAAGTTCACCTTTACCAAGAGGAGACACCACTGCAGGGCCTGCGGAAAAGTCAGTGGCTAATCTAAGAACACAAATAAGTACAAGACAGTCATTAGTGCAATGTGCCGCCGTGCTTTTCTGGGACAAGTTAGTAAAGTCAATTtagagtgtttttaaaaaaaagtagactGTGCCATCAGAGAAACATTTCCAGTATAACCGCATTAATAATCATGAGTTTCTACAGTCTACATCAACAGTAAAGTTTAGTTTAGGTTTTCAGAATCAGAAACTCTATTCTAACAAATGTTAAACAATCGTTAAGGTAGAAATCCATCAAAAAAAGAGGCTGTGATGCAACTTCTACCCCTACAGTACTCTCCTTACAGACCGATTGATCAGAAGATTTAACATAATAACATCTGTTACTTTGATGTTATGTTATGAGTGATGCCTGCTGTCACTCTCAACATGTTCACACTTCTCCTTTGCGGTGTAACTAAGGACATTCTGGGAACTGAAGTCAGCTTGTCAAGGCAGGTTTTTAGAAAGTTTGGTACACTCAGACTTTGCTTAAATAATGCCattgaaatgtattaaaaaccACATTCTGGCAACCGTTTAATATTGTACTAGTTAGAATGAGGGGGAAAAGGGAGTGGCATCAGTGTTTCAGTTGAGGAGTGCTAGTTCGAATTTTCAGTGTAGTTCATTTAGAGCATAATTAACAAAATGTACTAATGACacctttttaaagacaaaacaagataaaTAATGGGTAAGTGTGAGGGCCAAAAATTATGATTTGTGTGCAAGAACAACAGATAAGAAATACAGTGCAAGTTAATATcccatcacttcatcatcactgttCCTATTGTCTTTGTAGATaaaccctctgtgtgtgtttgtgtgtaagaaGCTTTTTAGCATTATGGCCACCAACACGTGCAGCGGGGTGTCGGCACGCTGCTTTAAAGCCAAGTCGTGGTCGCTGACACTGCACTGGAAAACTGCCGGACTGCTACTTAATTTCCCATGGTGGTAAACAAACAACACTCTGCCACTGGAGCAGGGAGGAGCTGGCACTGCAGTAATACTGACACCAGCACTGGGGCCGCAAACAATAGACGCAGCGGGATCCTCAGTGCATCCACCACACTGGTAGATCCACAAAAGCCAGCTCATGATGATGCTGTGAGGCTCCGAAATTAAAAGGATCCGCTGCCCTGTTAGTGGATAATGATGTATAATGAGCTGCTAATCCATTGAAAATAAAGTGCGCTGTAGTCAGCTGCAAGCTCCGGATAAGTACAGGAAATCAATATCCATAAAATGCTGCATTTGCTGCAACTTATTTTCAATTCTTCACTCTTTTAGTATCTGCACAGTGGggaaaaacatgatttgtatTGCAGTTTTGACCCTTTGTAGGAATGTGGTATAAAttatgtttctttgtgtgtgtgtgtgtgtgtgtttctctcttaaAGGTCTTCTGTGCGACATGCTGCAGTCTGAAGTGCCGGCTCATGTACATGGACAGGAAAGAGGCTCGGGTCTGCATCACCTGTCATTCTGCTCTGACAAGTGGTGAGCACCTTTATCCAAAGTTAATTATTAACAGCTTTATATTTATGTAGcaaatgatatactgtatgtttaaatgCAGCTAAAGGGACTGCtccattaaaaatgaatcaaaaaaataactgaattattaCAATCGAATGGAAGAGAAacggaagaaaaataaatcgaATTGGtcgaaaaacatttaaaagattcACATGgaagtatttgtatttatttgatctACTCAACCTCTTGAGATTGAGTCTAATTAAAAGgttaatatacaaaaatggTGGTATTGGAAATGATCCACTGTAGAAATACACCTTTTTATCACTGTAGACACTGTAgcaaaagcacaggtgtaattaatgaCATTAATCATGACTCCCATTTCATACAGGtgaaatattgtgtttgttatgAACTGAAACGGCTCATTTGGGCCACTTATTGAAACAGAACCTGATAATGAAATTAGTAACACCTCTAAATTTCTTACTGTGACAGGTTAAAGTGTCTGCAGtgaaaaatatttacagtatatggacttattattattattattattattattattattagtagtagtagtagtattgtacAGTATCAGCCTTAAAACAGTAATAGACCTGTGAAAATGACCCTTATTTGTTTTGGTCTATTGAATCATTTTATTGCAGATATTGGGCATTTTTGTAACTCATCTTCAACATTAACATTACTTTActtgtttaatgtgctgcacaACAGTTAAAGCTAACAGATGTTTGCTGATAGATGCTCATCAGCTGTGTGTAAAGATTGAACACATGATCTTGACGTCAGGGGAAGAACTCTCTGATCTGTATGGAGTATCTTTAGATATCACACACTAGGCTTTTTGAGGCCGATCACCGATTAGTGAGTTTAAACAAATCGttcaccgatccgatcacgtgAGGGAgcaatatgtgtatttaaataactTGTTAATTTACTGTTTACTGAGTATAAACAAAAGTATTCTTAAGCATTTTTGCCAATGTTTAACAATCAAGCACAAAGCACTCAGACTTACATATACAcactttaatcttttatttttatctctgtCAGCTCAATCATGGGAGTCACAGGTAACTGGAAGCAACCAGAGTCCAAACCCCAACAACCCAGCAGAGTACTGCTCCACCATCCCCCCTCTGCAGCAGGCTCAGGCCTCTGGGGTGCTCAGCTCTCCCCCTCCCACTGTCATGGTGCCCGTGGGAGTCCTGAAACAGCCTGGCAACGAGGGTACGACCTTTATGGggaataaaaatacagttttacattGTGTTCCCATCACATTAAGTGTGACACAGAGATaaaaatattgtgtgtttgtcaccTTTTAGGGTCCCTCACACGGGAGCAGAGGAGAGTCTGGTTTGCTGATGGCGTCCTACCGAATGGAGACACAGCAGAGTCCCCCAAACCTCTGACGTCCAGCCCCGCCCCCTCGCAGTCACTGGCCATCTCCACATATTCGAACAAAACCTCCAGTTCAGAGTCCTCGGAGGTAGGCTTGGCACGAGAAGCATTCAGCCACATATAATGCTATTACGACTGCTTGTATGGTCATATTAGCTTCTCCATAGTTAGCTGAGGAGAGATAAAGAGCTCCTTCTGTGGGATTGTTGGTGGTTTACCAGCTGGGTCATGAACTGCAGTAAACAAGCAGTAAACAAAAGTTCAAAGGCTTAGTCAGAATTAGCTTCCCCAGTAGACTGAAGTGCTTAAAGCTGGAATGTACTGTATTTGGTGCACGGTAAGCTAACATAAGTGACTAATGAGTCAAGTTTGcctcaaaacaaataaagagaaCAGCGGGTTGAGTTTTCTGTCGTGCTGCTCGACTCGCTGGGCTCGAATGCCAACTGTCAGGATGATTCACAGCCCGCTTAACGGAGTAATTGTCGAAGCTTTTTTAAATGGCTTCGACTCAGAAGGTCTGCTGatgcgacacaaacacaacctgaGTATAAAATCAGACTTCTCACATGACACAAGACACCGTGACTCGACACACTGGCACAAACTCAGTAATGCATGAATTTACTGCCAAAGTTTCTGCTCAAGTGAAGACGACGGAAAAGTGGACTCCTCTCTTCTGTGCTTCTTATAATGTATCAAATAAAAGTGAATTAGGTTGGAGAAGGCAGATAGGGTTATTGAAAGGACACTCAATCAATttttacatgtgaaaataaatgtagtaaTCATGGAAAGACGTCCTCATCTCAGCAAAACAGCTGCATGATTGAATGATGTGGTCTTTGTCTCTGGAGGAGCGTCATCGAGTGACCTTACAAGACTAATCTCAGCTTTGAGAATAATACTTTATAAACACAAAGCTGAACTCAGTTTGAGTAATGTGAACATTTATCACAGATATCTCCACCTCAGCACTATCGATTTTGACCTTTTTGGAAATTAATCCGTTTAAGTACATCAGTTCTAGgaataacatatttttttcctatTACTATAATTTATCAAAcaggtagatttttttttttttaagttcagAAATGCTTTTCTTCCTTGCTGGCAGAAGTTTTTCAACGGTCATTAATCCTGAACCGAACTGTAAATATTATATCCATtactatatttattattaactgtTCAAACAGTGGATGTGTAATGCTGCctattccaaaaaaaaagaaaaaagtttagtttattattacttacttattttgagttaaaatgtacacaaaaaaTGATAGATAATGATAGTTAATATACAGTggagggagaggcagaaaacCCAAATTGACTTatgatctttattgtcattgcaagtaTACAGTGAAACTTGATTTGAGCAGTTCAATTGcagcatttaaaataaataaataaataaaaaaacataattaaaaaccATAGATAGATGAAACAAATATAGAATTAACAcatcaaacaataaaaaccccccccaaaaaactacATACATGAGCTGTAGCACCCCAAAGTGGACATTTGTCTGTGATTATAAACAATGTCATATACTTACTGGTATTATACCAGTCACACCTGATCTCAGCCACAGACTTCCTCTGGGATGCTACGCTCTATTATTACATCTACAgtgccagtcaaaagtttggacacactgtctcattgatgtgaatgagaaagtgtgtccaaacttttgactggtactttaTGTTTATAACCCACGTCTAATAACTcacccctcctcttcccttcctctccgcCCTCAGGCAGCCCATACTCCTGTTGCCCCTGTGGGCAGCCCCGTGGGCAGCTCCCTCAGTCTGATCCCGGAGGACGggctccctcccatcctcatcTCCACCGGCGTCAAAGGAGGTACGGGAGGCCACATCACAGGTGCTTGCCCTCATCCTCACCATTCTGCTGCCTCCTCATCGCTCTgtcagctgctgtgtttgtgctcGTTCAGTCTGGGTTTTTTTCACGTGCTTTTTAGTTCATGGCTCATGTTTCGACCACTCATTGCCAAAGAGGTAGAGAAGGggatttatatatatgtatttatgtatttatatacgGGGATGCTGTGATGATGTTTTAAAGGATTTAGCTGCTAACTTGGTCTGATcatcattttccttttcttacCTCATGCGTGACTCCTTCCTCCTGATTCTCACTCTGACAtcttcaccctctctctctccttcgcTCTTCCTGTTTATCTAACTTTACCTTAACTCCTTCTTCCAcccacctcctcttcttcttcttttactctCCCCCAACTCACCTGCAGACTATGCAGTGGAGGAGAGGCCGTCGGAGATCGTCCTcatgcagcagctggaggagggaggCCCAGACCCCCTGGTCTTCGTTCTCAATGCTAACCTGCTCGCGATGGTCAAACTAGTTAATTGTGAGTCACTCAGTCAGTTATTGTCTGCTCTTTAAAGTAcagattttttgggggggcttTA is a genomic window containing:
- the zfyve9a gene encoding zinc finger FYVE domain-containing protein 9 yields the protein MENYFQAEAFNLDKVLDEFEQNEDETDTPILSDAKWTQILAPPAHLLSLNPALAHADLSPRESPLPFKTLPDSTSSATPGADPKRNPGTETPSWVEERPADVHSPPLPQPNIGKLVGTDNLSPPPETACSAVENGCPASPQLDGLSEEINSSPDNQPTASDQEAKPHQEERAAPGGGGGSAVSHTHFTFEVGLGQEEAPSEKIHPNVEPVTQNGEGVKESVSTAVLQERQPANSKEEQGESLLNGGRDVQAVCEVEENGVSPDGVREEEKETRCGPEGQTDQLLRIISLPNGLEQESGNHSMLKETEEEYEEEEGGFTPSPVPSKEDSVTEEKEMEESKQESGDGGAVGSGSTQPKLNNNRLQPVSVPYGGARPKQPVALKLQIPQPLSGQVQNQLGPSAVSKNKNLENQCRRGTPSETTVSVTDQTAAGVNGDSVVHSPSLMPSESPDNDLQAGQQGALSRKPASSLGEVAPVWVPDSQAPVCMKCDVKFTFTKRRHHCRACGKVFCATCCSLKCRLMYMDRKEARVCITCHSALTSAQSWESQVTGSNQSPNPNNPAEYCSTIPPLQQAQASGVLSSPPPTVMVPVGVLKQPGNEGSLTREQRRVWFADGVLPNGDTAESPKPLTSSPAPSQSLAISTYSNKTSSSESSEAAHTPVAPVGSPVGSSLSLIPEDGLPPILISTGVKGGTGGHITDYAVEERPSEIVLMQQLEEGGPDPLVFVLNANLLAMVKLVNYVNRKCWYVTTKGMHAVGQAEVVILLQCLPDEKTIPKDIFTHFVQLYQEALSGNVLSHLSHSFFTQSFLGSKEHGGFLYISPSFQSLQDLLLPNPPYLFGILIQKWETPWAKVFPIRLMLRLGAEYRFYPCPLFSVRFRKPLFGETGHTIMNLLADFRNYQYTLPVVKGLVVDMEVRKTSIKIPSNRYNELMKAMNKSNEHVLAMGACFNDRADSHLVCVQNDDGNYQTQAISIHHQPRKVTGACFFVFSGALKASSGFLAKTSIVEDGVMIQITAETMDSLRQALRDMKDFTITCGKADQEENQELVHIQWTEDDHNFNKGVISPIDGKSMESITSVKIFHGSEFKANGKVIRWTEVFFLQSEDQPNGLSDPADHSRLTENVARAFCMALCPHLKLLKEDGMAKLGLRVTLDSDQVGYLAGSNGQPLLPQYLSDLDSALIPVIHGGACQLSEGPVVMELVFYILEIIS